In Candidatus Tanganyikabacteria bacterium, the sequence CCACTCCCGCCCCGACGCCGCGGCCGACACCCGGATTCACGCAGGTGTCGCCGCTGCCGGCATACGATACGGCGAGGTTCGGCTGGGAACACGGCGGACCCTACGCCGGCGCTCCCGTCATTCCCGCGTTGCTCGGCTTCGCGGCCCAGGCGGCCTCGCCGCTGGATGGCCTCCTGGACGCGGCCGCGACGGCCGCCGGGAACCACCTGATCGTGGTAGGCGGGCGCCGGTCGGAAGCGGGTACGCCGGTGCAAGCGACCTACGCGGCGCCAGTCGGCGCGGACGGATCGCTCGGCACGGTCGTGCGCCTCGCGGATCTGGCCGTCGCGGTCGCGCGCCCCGCCCTCCTCTTCACCGGGCGCTACCTCTACGCGATCGGCGGGGAGGCGAGCGGCGGACCGACCGCGACCATCCAGCGCGCCGAGTGGGTCGGCGGGGCTCTGCTCCCGTTCGAGATCGCGGCCTACCTGCCCGTGTCGGTCTGGCCGCCGGTCGTCGCCTCTAGCGGCAGCATGGCCGTCGTCGTGGGTGCGGCCGGCGCGGCGGCCTTCCGGATCGAGCCGGATCTGTCGCTGTCGGCGCCCGCGGGGCTCGCGCTGCGTTCCGACGGCCGGTCGCCGTCGTTTGCCGCCTTTGCCGGCCCGTGGTTGTTCCTGGGCGGCGGGGGCGCGGGCGACTACCTGGTGGCCGACTGCACCGCCGATCCGGCGGCGCTGGCATTCCATCGCTGGGCCGAAGAGCCGGATGGCCCGGCGGGCGGGCACCGCGCGGCGGTGGACGGCGCGACGGTCTGGCTGGCGCCGGACACGCGGGCCGAGGTCGGCGTGGTGGGCCTCGGGAGTCGGGGACCCACGGCGCATCTGGCAGCGGGCTGGGCCCTCGCCGATCCGCGCCGGAAGCACGCGATGGCGGTCGTCAGGGGCACGCTTCTCGTGGTCGGCGGCACGCCGGCGGCGCCCCCGGAAGGAGCGAGGATCTTGGCCCCGTAGGCGATCGCCTGTATGGTATAGGCATCGCTGACTTGGAGGTTCTCGCTTCATGGCTTGGTCGCCGCTCTATTTCTTCGTCGCCATCGCAGGCTGGGTCGTCCCCATAGTCCTGATCTTCGTGACGGTGATGGCCGGGGCCATCTTCGTCGGCGCGGCCATTTCGGTCCTCGACGGCCTTTTCGACGGTGGCTCCGGGCACACCGCGGCACCGACCGGCCAGGGCACGGTCTAGACCGCGGCCCGGGTGCAAGAACGCTGACTGGTTAATCCAGGGCTCCTCGGTCGTTTTGATGTCCTTCCACCACGCCGCTCCCTAACCTATGCTGGAGCGGGAGGTGCGTCCTATGCAGCGGCGGAAGCGGTCCGAGTTGACGCCAGAGCTCAAGGCCAGGCTTGTCGAGGCACTCGAAGAGCGCTTTCCGCCTGGCTGGGAAAAGGGGAAGACGCTCGATCAGATGGTGGCCGAGACTTCCACCGCGGCGCTCGAAATCGCCGCGGGCTTGGTGCAGAAGCGGGTCAAGGAGCCACCCGAAGCCCGAGAGGCGCCGGCCTGTCCCGACCCCGATTGTTCTCGGGGAAAAAAAGGGGCCGCACGAGGCGGGTCGAGGACCGGACGAAGGCGGTCCTGACACGGAACGGCGTCTACGAGATATCTCGAACCTGCTACGAGTGCCGGTATTGCGGCACGCCGGTGATTCCGTTCGACGAGGCCCTTGGTGTGGCCAACCGGACGCGGACGGTCGAGGTCGATAAGGCCATCGTTCTTCTGGGCTCCGAGCTGCCGTTCATGCCCGCTCGAGCCGTGCTCGAAAAGCTCACCGGGCTCTGCGTCTCGGACAAGACGGTGCAAGAAGTGACCGAAGCGGCCGGTCGGGAAGCCATGGCCATGCTCGGTGAGGCGGCCGAGGCGGCAAAGACCGTGAAGCTCGAACCCGCGGGCGGCGTACTGGATTGGCGCCAGGACGAGTTGCCGGTTGCATACGTCGAGCCCGATGGCTCGATGGTGCCGATGCGGCCCGAGGATCGCCCAGAGCAGAAGCCGACCGAGGACCACCCCGGTACTCATCGGGAGGCGAAGATGGCGGTGATCTTCCGGGGCAGCGACGTCGTCAATATCAGCCCAAAGCGGCGGGAGGTGCTCAGGAAGCGCTATGTCGCAACGATCGGCGGGGTCGACGAGTTCCGCGACAAGCTCTGGGCCGGGGTGGTGGACTTGGTCGGAACCACGCGCTTCCAGGCGGTGGTCCTGAGGGACGGCGCCGACTGGATTACAAACTTGGCGGCGGATCTCTTTCCCGACGCCATCCGCATCTTGGACATCTTCCATCCGTTGGAACGCATCCACGAAATCGCCCGGCTGCTCCACGGCCCGAACTCGATTCCAGGAAAGGCCTGGGCCAAGGAGCAGAAGGAGCGCCTGAAGGCCTCGAAGATCGACGAGGTCCTGGCGGAGCTTGCGATAGCCAGCAAAGCAGAGCCACACAAGAAGGGTGATCGCCAGACACTCCGCGAGAAGTGCGAGGAGACAATTGCCTACATCGGGAAGCGGCGGGCTTTCATGGACTATGCGACCTACTTGGCGAAAGGCCTGATGATCGGCAGCGGGATCATCGAGAGTAGCCACAAGCGCGTGATTGCGCAGCGTCTGAAGCAGGCGGGTATGCACTGGTCCCTGGAAGGGGCCAACGCCATGGTCCACCTCCGAGCGCTCCGATTGTCGGACGGGCCGGGCTGGGACCGGCTTTGGGAGCGGCTGGCAGCCGCCAGCTGAAATCGGTAGCGGCCCGGCTGCTGTAGCCGGACCGCCACCGATGACCGATTGCCGGACCGAGACCGAACCGGGGCCGTCCCGGTCCGGTCCCGGCTTCCGCGTCAGCGGCCCGCCAAGCGCCAGGCCATCGCTTTCACTCGGTCGAGCATCTGGAGCACGGCGGCCTCGTCCGCGAGGGACACGACTCCGACCGAGCGCAGGAGCTGCACGGCGACCGTGGTCTCTTGCGCCGAGCCATAAGCGATGCGGAAATGGTGGCTGCGGTCCTTTCCGGTCCGGCCACTGGCCTCGGCAATGTTGAGCGGAATGCTGGTGACGGCGCGGCGAGCCTGATCGGCGAGATCCCGATAGGCGGCCGGCACCTTGACCAGGCTGGCGAGCAGCAGGCTTGCGACCTGCGTAGCAACGGCTTGAGCGTCGAGCATGGGAAACACCTCCGAGCGGATGAGCGCGAGACTTACGGCCTCTTCCCAGCCCGGAAGCCGGCGGGGGTCAAGGGGGCAGCAAGAGCGCCCGGGGCCAACCCCTCAAATAGCCCCCTTGACGCCCGACGGACCCGGGCTACGCTCGAGAGGCCGTCGAGCGCCCCCTCCCCCGCCTGCGCGTTGCCTGGCAGGCATCGGTCCGGCCCGGAACGGAACGGCCGCGGCCCGGTCATCGGTCGACGGCCACGGTCCGGAAACCGTCGTCCGACGTGCGCGGCATGTCGGGACACGAATCCGGTTTCCGACACGCCGGACGCCATCCGTGCCGAGCACAAAGTCGCGTGTCGGAACACCGGCGGGGGGCGACGGCCGGTTCGCGGGCATCACCGCCCGAAGGCGATCTCAGACTCCTTGATCGTCCTTGCGTTTACCAGTTTGCTCGCGTGCACCCCCGCGGCCCGGCACGCTTGCCGGTGCGCCGGAGGCGTGGTAGAATTGCGTTTCACGCCAGACTTTACTTAGAGATGGATGGAGCCTTCCCCATGAGCCGACTCAATGCTCGCCAGATTATCGAAGATATCGAGC encodes:
- a CDS encoding ISKra4 family transposase: MFSGKKRGRTRRVEDRTKAVLTRNGVYEISRTCYECRYCGTPVIPFDEALGVANRTRTVEVDKAIVLLGSELPFMPARAVLEKLTGLCVSDKTVQEVTEAAGREAMAMLGEAAEAAKTVKLEPAGGVLDWRQDELPVAYVEPDGSMVPMRPEDRPEQKPTEDHPGTHREAKMAVIFRGSDVVNISPKRREVLRKRYVATIGGVDEFRDKLWAGVVDLVGTTRFQAVVLRDGADWITNLAADLFPDAIRILDIFHPLERIHEIARLLHGPNSIPGKAWAKEQKERLKASKIDEVLAELAIASKAEPHKKGDRQTLREKCEETIAYIGKRRAFMDYATYLAKGLMIGSGIIESSHKRVIAQRLKQAGMHWSLEGANAMVHLRALRLSDGPGWDRLWERLAAAS
- a CDS encoding four helix bundle protein, with the translated sequence MLDAQAVATQVASLLLASLVKVPAAYRDLADQARRAVTSIPLNIAEASGRTGKDRSHHFRIAYGSAQETTVAVQLLRSVGVVSLADEAAVLQMLDRVKAMAWRLAGR